A region of Allocoleopsis franciscana PCC 7113 DNA encodes the following proteins:
- a CDS encoding HepT-like ribonuclease domain-containing protein has product MSRDSASLIDIVRDGELILQFAQGVSREQLESDVMRQSAILYQITIMGEATKRLSREFRSQHTEVPWDDIAGMRDMIAHQYDRLDMNIVWQVIQRNIPDLLIMIVPLLPVQDD; this is encoded by the coding sequence ATGTCGCGGGATAGTGCATCGCTAATTGATATTGTCAGAGATGGGGAATTGATTTTACAGTTTGCTCAAGGGGTAAGTCGTGAGCAGTTGGAATCAGATGTGATGAGGCAATCCGCAATTCTGTATCAAATTACAATTATGGGAGAGGCGACAAAACGATTGTCCCGTGAGTTTCGATCGCAGCATACAGAAGTACCTTGGGATGATATCGCTGGAATGCGAGACATGATTGCTCACCAATATGATCGGCTTGATATGAATATTGTCTGGCAAGTGATTCAGCGAAATATCCCAGATTTACTTATTATGATTGTGCCTCTATTGCCTGTCCAAGATGATTGA
- a CDS encoding nucleotidyltransferase family protein — protein MKQKLPIQLPPAMMDAIASHIPEFCQRWKIAEFYFFGSVLRDDFRPDSDIDVMVRFDAEATWGLLEFVRMKDELEILLKREIDLVTKTSIEQSHNWIRRQEILDTAQVAYVAG, from the coding sequence ATGAAACAAAAGTTACCAATCCAACTACCTCCAGCAATGATGGATGCGATCGCGTCCCACATACCAGAGTTTTGCCAGCGATGGAAGATTGCAGAATTTTACTTCTTCGGTTCTGTGTTGCGAGACGATTTTCGACCCGATAGTGATATTGATGTTATGGTGCGATTTGATGCGGAAGCTACTTGGGGATTGTTGGAGTTTGTGCGGATGAAAGACGAGTTAGAAATTCTTCTAAAACGTGAGATTGATTTAGTGACAAAAACGTCAATTGAGCAAAGTCACAATTGGATTCGACGGCAAGAAATTTTAGATACTGCTCAAGTTGCTTATGTCGCGGGATAG
- a CDS encoding cation:proton antiporter, giving the protein MLRDRILLAVPVSGGDSNLAEVLTVLIVLLLVATGVALISRRLRIPYIAGLVLAGLAITELLPETNRIRLDSSLIFNLFLPILLFEAALNTDISRLRSTIKPIALLAGPGILLCAGITSVLLRLELGLDWIPASLVGVILSITDTALVIAVFKEVSAPHRLVTLVEGESLVNDDVALVLFSLILTVYKTGTLSPLYVVQEFLFVIIGGALVGAALGYLSIGLLSQSDDPLSSILLTVAIALGAFQAGQFLHVSGVVAVVVAGLIVGNFEHSQVTSASTQVTLFSFWEYAGFGVNTFIFLLIGLEININTLWETLPAVFLAFIAYQVGRAITVYPLLATVRFFDRPIPMRWRHVLFVGNIKGSLSTALALSLPLGLPGREKLIAIVLGIVLVSLVGQGLSLPWVVRRLKVAHRSESYHQIEELQAQLMTAKAAQDELDDLFKSGVLPKAVYEEMRAAYQVRVAASERTLRDIYNQRPGRASESNGESLSDALGDSEALLRSAGRTKLDAIRRQLLLAEKGALTDALRRRILSEEVVEERIKTLNEQLLKLEDD; this is encoded by the coding sequence ATGCTGCGCGATCGCATCCTCCTGGCAGTCCCCGTCTCAGGCGGCGATAGCAACCTGGCGGAAGTATTAACCGTTCTGATCGTCCTGTTGCTGGTCGCCACAGGGGTTGCCCTCATCTCACGCCGACTTCGTATTCCTTATATTGCAGGTTTGGTGTTGGCAGGGCTAGCCATTACTGAGCTTTTGCCTGAGACCAATCGCATCCGCCTAGACTCTTCCCTAATTTTCAATTTATTCTTGCCGATTCTGCTCTTTGAAGCTGCACTGAATACAGATATCAGTCGTTTGCGAAGTACGATTAAACCCATTGCCCTGCTGGCGGGGCCGGGAATTCTGCTGTGTGCTGGCATTACTTCAGTTTTACTGAGACTAGAGCTCGGTTTAGATTGGATACCCGCCTCATTGGTCGGCGTGATTTTGTCCATTACAGATACAGCCCTAGTGATTGCGGTGTTTAAGGAGGTGTCTGCGCCTCACCGCTTAGTCACCCTCGTTGAGGGTGAAAGTCTGGTTAACGATGATGTGGCTCTCGTTTTATTTAGTCTGATTTTGACCGTTTACAAGACGGGTACATTATCGCCTTTATACGTAGTCCAGGAATTTTTGTTCGTCATCATCGGCGGTGCCTTAGTGGGTGCCGCATTGGGCTACCTCAGTATTGGTTTATTAAGCCAATCCGATGACCCATTGAGTAGCATTCTCCTCACCGTTGCCATTGCCTTGGGAGCTTTCCAAGCGGGTCAGTTTCTCCACGTATCGGGTGTAGTGGCTGTTGTTGTAGCGGGATTGATTGTTGGCAACTTCGAGCATTCTCAAGTAACCTCAGCCTCGACTCAAGTAACGTTGTTTAGCTTCTGGGAATACGCTGGCTTTGGGGTCAATACCTTTATTTTTTTACTCATTGGTTTAGAGATTAATATCAACACTCTCTGGGAGACATTGCCAGCCGTTTTCTTAGCCTTTATTGCCTATCAAGTCGGGAGGGCAATTACCGTTTATCCACTGTTAGCGACGGTTCGGTTTTTTGACCGACCCATTCCGATGCGCTGGCGGCACGTTCTGTTTGTCGGCAATATTAAAGGATCGCTCTCAACCGCCTTGGCTTTGAGCTTACCGCTTGGATTGCCAGGACGAGAGAAACTAATTGCGATCGTCTTGGGCATTGTTTTGGTGTCTCTGGTGGGACAGGGGCTGAGTCTGCCTTGGGTTGTGCGACGCTTAAAGGTCGCTCACCGCTCGGAATCGTACCATCAGATTGAGGAATTGCAAGCCCAACTCATGACAGCTAAGGCAGCTCAGGATGAATTAGATGATCTATTCAAATCGGGAGTTTTGCCCAAAGCCGTCTACGAAGAGATGCGAGCGGCTTATCAGGTGCGGGTGGCTGCGTCTGAGAGAACATTGCGGGATATCTACAATCAGCGTCCGGGGCGAGCGTCTGAAAGTAATGGTGAAAGTCTTTCGGATGCACTTGGCGATAGCGAAGCGCTGCTGCGAAGCGCAGGTCGCACCAAACTAGACGCGATTCGTCGGCAATTGCTCCTCGCCGAAAAAGGGGCACTCACTGATGCTCTCCGCCGACGGATTCTCTCAGAAGAAGTCGTTGAAGAGCGCATCAAAACCCTCAATGAGCAACTCCTGAAGCTGGAGGATGACTAG
- a CDS encoding GTPase family protein, whose amino-acid sequence MVRLKPWQWVVLATPIAIIIVFLLISAGRQIHEWGINWIWAVFTLLLVGWRWLLVKWTRSEVNQLEAVLAEVNQELESTADDTTVQPTGTDATSKAEIAIQDILKDAQNDPPIWEDWSIFWKRCQEVVVAIAHIYHPEVKYPLLSIYVPQAYGLIRGTMDDMDRWMQKLSPALNQVTVGQAYQAYEVYRKLEPTARKLWQVWNWAQWVLNPAAAAARVASQGSSNQATQQLLVNLGQSLRAAALRNLCRQAIALYGGTTQLPSEFATTTPTLPKAKTQTLREILTQAEPTEAVEQKPVNILLVGRTGSGKSSLINTLFQADLAEVDVLPSTDRIQNYHWQSQSGETLTLWDTPGYEQVNRGDLRELVLDYATNADLLLLITPALDPALQMDVDFLKDMKADIADLPAIAIVTQVDRLRPIREWEPPYDWEWGDRPKEKAIREATEYRAQLLDNFCDFVLPVVTSDSKTGRTAWGVDALSLALVDAIDPVKQLRLARFLRNLEARTVAAAKIIERYTFQMATTQGLTTLLKSPVLQFISTLTTGQPTLAYLLAEQIPVEQLPVVIGKLQMAYDLFSLLSSGETNIRNFDLLSLWPLLLENPASPERNAWAFGHALVEYWTQNLTDKQLRERIEYYLNTTVNN is encoded by the coding sequence ATGGTGCGATTAAAACCTTGGCAGTGGGTGGTATTAGCAACCCCGATCGCAATTATCATCGTCTTCCTACTAATCTCCGCAGGAAGGCAGATTCACGAATGGGGCATTAATTGGATTTGGGCTGTATTCACCCTTCTATTAGTCGGTTGGCGTTGGTTGCTGGTGAAATGGACTCGATCTGAGGTAAACCAGCTAGAAGCTGTATTAGCAGAAGTCAATCAAGAACTGGAATCTACCGCCGACGACACAACCGTACAGCCAACGGGAACAGACGCCACCAGTAAAGCCGAAATTGCAATCCAAGACATCTTAAAAGACGCACAAAACGATCCACCGATTTGGGAAGACTGGTCAATTTTTTGGAAGCGATGCCAGGAAGTTGTGGTGGCGATCGCACACATCTACCATCCTGAAGTCAAGTATCCCCTGCTTTCCATCTACGTTCCCCAGGCTTACGGGCTAATTCGGGGAACAATGGATGATATGGATCGGTGGATGCAAAAGTTATCCCCTGCCCTCAATCAGGTTACAGTTGGGCAAGCCTACCAAGCCTACGAAGTCTACCGCAAACTAGAGCCAACCGCCCGTAAACTCTGGCAAGTCTGGAACTGGGCGCAGTGGGTATTAAATCCGGCGGCAGCCGCCGCAAGAGTCGCGAGTCAAGGTTCTAGTAATCAAGCTACTCAGCAATTGTTGGTCAATTTAGGTCAGTCGTTACGGGCAGCGGCGCTGCGAAACTTATGTCGGCAAGCGATCGCACTTTACGGAGGTACTACCCAATTACCCTCAGAATTTGCCACTACTACACCGACGTTACCCAAGGCAAAAACCCAAACCCTCCGAGAAATCCTGACTCAAGCCGAACCCACAGAAGCGGTTGAGCAAAAACCTGTCAATATTTTACTGGTAGGGCGAACGGGTTCAGGAAAAAGTAGCTTAATTAATACGCTATTTCAGGCAGATTTAGCTGAAGTTGATGTTTTACCCAGTACTGATCGGATTCAAAATTACCACTGGCAGTCCCAATCTGGAGAAACCTTGACGCTTTGGGATACTCCCGGTTACGAACAAGTCAACCGTGGTGATTTGCGGGAACTTGTACTTGATTATGCCACCAATGCCGATTTGCTGCTACTCATCACCCCTGCCCTCGATCCAGCGTTGCAAATGGATGTGGACTTTCTTAAGGATATGAAGGCGGATATTGCAGACTTACCTGCGATCGCTATTGTCACTCAAGTGGATCGTTTGCGTCCCATCCGCGAGTGGGAACCGCCTTATGATTGGGAATGGGGCGATCGTCCCAAGGAAAAAGCGATTCGAGAAGCGACTGAGTATCGTGCTCAGTTACTGGATAATTTCTGTGATTTTGTTCTACCTGTCGTAACCAGTGACAGCAAAACAGGACGAACGGCTTGGGGAGTGGACGCGCTATCGTTAGCATTAGTGGATGCGATCGACCCTGTTAAACAACTGCGTCTTGCCCGCTTTTTACGTAACTTAGAAGCCCGCACCGTTGCCGCCGCTAAAATTATCGAGCGCTACACCTTCCAGATGGCAACCACTCAGGGACTCACAACACTGCTCAAAAGTCCCGTCCTCCAGTTTATTTCCACGCTGACTACTGGACAGCCAACTTTAGCTTATTTGCTTGCCGAGCAAATTCCGGTCGAACAATTGCCGGTGGTTATTGGTAAACTCCAGATGGCCTATGACTTATTTTCGCTCTTGAGTTCAGGTGAAACTAACATTCGTAATTTTGATTTGCTATCGCTTTGGCCTTTATTGTTGGAAAATCCGGCTTCACCTGAGCGCAATGCTTGGGCATTTGGTCACGCCTTGGTTGAATATTGGACTCAAAATCTGACGGATAAACAACTGCGGGAACGGATTGAATATTACCTCAACACAACAGTCAATAATTAA
- a CDS encoding hybrid sensor histidine kinase/response regulator, whose amino-acid sequence MGKKTSITSNNKEPRILLVDDKPTNLRFLSQILIERGYKVQRAISGQLALNAAIASPPDLILLDIIMPDMDGNEVCRRLKSRDETKEVPIIFLTALNETVEKVKAFKGGCVDYITKPFQVEELLARIENQLTIQRLSQQLKQQNSRLQQEISDRKRADEKLRRSEANLATAQRVAHVGSWEFDVITQKITWSEELFRIFGLDPRDPEPNHAQLLKKVHHDDRALWKKLIEQVLKSGKSYESDFRLVRPDCSIRYVEARGKAIFNEQGQVIRLFGTILDITERKLVEKALRESEARKQEKAREVELTLSQLKRTQAQLIQAEKMSSLGQMVAGVAHEINNPVSFIYGNLHVAREYFQDLSRLIEIYQQTYPNPTPEIQQIIQEIDWFFLVNDWQKLVNSMEVGAERIHQIVRSLRLFSRLDESELKSVDIHEGIDNTLLLLQHRLRSKGDTPEIEVIKNYGQLPLITCYASQLNQVFMNLLSNAIDALENQAVPRRITIFTQVRDGGWEPQKSGDKTEQKTSIQSPSFPEEIPHFVVIRIADNGTGMNQKVQHQIFDPFFTTKPVGSGTGLGLAISYQIVVEKHQGHISCISTPGQGAEFIVEIPVRAKADH is encoded by the coding sequence ATGGGCAAAAAAACATCCATTACAAGTAATAATAAAGAACCGAGAATTTTATTGGTTGATGATAAACCAACAAACCTACGTTTTTTATCCCAAATTCTGATCGAACGGGGGTATAAAGTGCAAAGGGCTATTTCTGGACAACTAGCCTTGAATGCCGCGATCGCATCTCCCCCTGATTTGATTTTGCTTGATATTATCATGCCAGATATGGATGGTAATGAAGTGTGTCGTAGGCTGAAATCTAGGGACGAAACGAAAGAAGTTCCAATTATTTTCCTGACGGCATTAAATGAAACGGTGGAAAAAGTCAAAGCCTTTAAGGGGGGTTGCGTTGACTATATTACTAAGCCATTTCAAGTCGAAGAACTTTTAGCACGAATCGAAAATCAACTGACCATTCAACGCCTCTCTCAGCAGTTAAAACAACAAAATAGCCGACTCCAGCAGGAAATTAGCGATCGCAAACGGGCAGACGAAAAACTACGACGGAGTGAGGCGAACCTGGCAACGGCTCAACGAGTTGCTCATGTCGGGAGTTGGGAATTTGATGTCATCACTCAAAAAATTACTTGGTCAGAAGAATTATTCCGCATTTTTGGTCTTGATCCAAGAGATCCAGAACCAAACCATGCTCAGCTTTTAAAGAAAGTTCATCATGATGACCGAGCTTTATGGAAAAAATTGATTGAGCAAGTGTTGAAATCTGGAAAATCCTACGAATCTGACTTTCGCCTGGTACGCCCTGATTGTTCTATCCGGTATGTTGAGGCCAGAGGGAAAGCCATTTTCAACGAACAAGGACAGGTTATTCGACTGTTTGGCACGATACTCGATATTACTGAACGCAAACTAGTAGAGAAAGCACTGCGAGAATCAGAAGCACGAAAACAAGAAAAGGCGAGAGAAGTAGAACTAACCTTATCACAATTAAAACGCACCCAAGCCCAACTGATTCAAGCCGAAAAAATGTCGAGTTTGGGGCAAATGGTTGCAGGCGTTGCTCATGAAATCAATAATCCTGTCAGCTTTATTTACGGCAATCTTCATGTGGCTAGGGAATACTTTCAAGACCTCAGCCGCTTAATCGAAATTTATCAGCAGACTTACCCTAATCCCACACCTGAAATTCAGCAGATTATTCAGGAAATCGATTGGTTTTTTTTGGTCAACGATTGGCAAAAACTCGTGAACTCAATGGAAGTGGGGGCGGAGCGCATTCACCAAATTGTGCGCTCACTTCGGCTGTTTTCTAGACTGGATGAATCCGAACTCAAATCAGTTGATATTCACGAAGGCATCGACAATACTTTATTACTTTTGCAGCATCGCCTAAGATCCAAAGGTGACACCCCTGAGATTGAAGTGATAAAAAACTATGGTCAACTTCCCCTGATTACTTGTTATGCCAGTCAATTAAATCAGGTGTTTATGAATTTGCTCAGTAATGCAATTGATGCCCTAGAAAATCAAGCAGTTCCGCGCCGAATTACCATATTTACTCAGGTAAGAGATGGGGGCTGGGAACCACAAAAGAGCGGGGACAAGACAGAGCAAAAAACCTCTATCCAGTCTCCCTCATTCCCAGAGGAAATTCCTCATTTTGTTGTGATTCGGATTGCTGACAATGGGACTGGGATGAATCAGAAAGTGCAGCATCAGATCTTTGACCCATTTTTTACTACCAAGCCTGTAGGGAGTGGTACGGGTTTAGGATTAGCCATTAGCTACCAGATTGTGGTAGAAAAACATCAGGGACATATCAGTTGCATTTCTACCCCAGGGCAAGGAGCAGAGTTTATCGTAGAGATTCCAGTAAGAGCGAAAGCCGATCATTGA
- a CDS encoding DUF1823 family protein, translating into MHELPSLTPDTIWAILNEEIADDTVNKLVWNYLGYRYDSTANQWDITQVAPEWQEEYPEPPNFIESRPATVKLTRSIPPANKQLLKEQLGFKGYKIGEFGPRQTRRATAANWLLSYMKDTGLTQ; encoded by the coding sequence ATGCATGAACTCCCCTCACTCACTCCCGATACTATCTGGGCAATATTGAATGAAGAAATTGCCGATGATACCGTCAATAAACTGGTTTGGAACTATCTAGGATATCGCTATGATTCAACCGCAAATCAATGGGATATTACCCAGGTTGCTCCTGAATGGCAAGAGGAATATCCAGAACCACCGAACTTTATTGAAAGCCGTCCTGCAACAGTAAAATTGACTCGCTCGATTCCACCAGCCAATAAACAACTGTTAAAAGAGCAATTGGGTTTTAAAGGTTATAAAATCGGTGAATTTGGTCCCCGGCAGACTCGCCGAGCTACGGCAGCTAATTGGCTGTTGAGTTATATGAAAGATACAGGTTTAACACAATAG
- a CDS encoding potassium channel family protein, protein MYVLIGGAGLVGLNLAQELVSLGHTIAVIDIDPAACRYAREQVGVMAFDGSAVNTQLLLEAGIRKADAVVAALRDDPLNLAMITLAKHYGAPHIVTRMRNRDFAEPYRLAGAHHVISTVDLAVNTMVTVLEYPQVESMMHYEQGQVEIFKLSLPPDSHVAGRSVALIAKDSRFPEGSLIIGYQPHPHADLVIPNGNTTLEAGSTILVVTKSEQLHQVVDYLALRSSHPPASGVAH, encoded by the coding sequence ATGTACGTATTAATTGGTGGAGCAGGTTTAGTGGGGCTGAACTTAGCCCAAGAGTTAGTGTCATTGGGGCATACAATAGCCGTGATTGATATTGACCCGGCTGCCTGCCGATATGCACGGGAGCAGGTGGGGGTGATGGCGTTTGACGGTAGCGCCGTCAATACGCAATTGCTGCTAGAAGCAGGAATTCGCAAAGCTGATGCCGTCGTTGCTGCCCTCCGAGATGATCCGCTCAATCTGGCAATGATTACCCTTGCCAAGCACTATGGCGCTCCCCATATTGTGACTCGGATGCGTAACCGAGATTTTGCCGAACCCTATCGTCTTGCCGGAGCACATCATGTTATCAGCACTGTTGACTTGGCAGTGAATACAATGGTGACGGTGCTGGAATATCCCCAAGTAGAATCGATGATGCACTACGAGCAGGGGCAAGTAGAAATTTTCAAACTATCACTTCCACCGGATTCCCATGTGGCTGGTCGTAGCGTTGCTCTAATCGCTAAGGATTCCCGTTTCCCAGAGGGTTCTTTGATCATTGGCTATCAACCCCATCCTCATGCTGATCTTGTCATTCCCAATGGCAATACTACGCTAGAAGCAGGGTCAACGATTCTAGTAGTGACTAAATCTGAACAGTTGCATCAGGTGGTTGATTATTTGGCTCTTCGCTCTAGTCATCCTCCAGCTTCAGGAGTTGCTCATTGA